A genomic stretch from Acidimicrobiales bacterium includes:
- a CDS encoding D-2-hydroxyacid dehydrogenase, which yields MKILLLRSAVDRIGERILDIAPDARFVIIEDDASVTGDATGVEVVYWGHGAHGDRRARTFLASWNDPELRWVQGSNAGYDHPIWTDLLDRGVAFTRAADIWVEPMAQYIHAWVLAWSQGLAGQIDRSRAREWTSVQPDDVTARTLAIIGFGGIGRPTARIAKALGMRVIATRRTPGPAPDVDQMYTPDRLHDVLAEADYVALCTPLTDDTRDLIGPAEFAAMRPGAVLINVSRGEVVDEDALADALTTDSIRGATIDVTRTEPLPADSPLWALPNLVITAHQSGEGPRSNERLDALFLDNLERYVNGLPLRNVVAPEG from the coding sequence ATGAAGATCCTGCTGCTCCGGTCGGCCGTCGATCGGATCGGTGAACGCATCCTCGACATCGCTCCCGATGCCCGGTTCGTCATCATCGAGGACGACGCGTCCGTCACCGGCGACGCGACCGGCGTGGAGGTCGTCTACTGGGGGCACGGCGCGCACGGCGACCGCCGAGCGCGGACGTTCCTGGCGTCGTGGAACGATCCCGAACTGCGCTGGGTGCAGGGCTCCAACGCCGGCTACGACCACCCGATCTGGACGGACCTGCTCGACCGGGGTGTCGCCTTCACTCGGGCCGCCGACATCTGGGTCGAACCGATGGCGCAGTACATCCACGCATGGGTGCTGGCGTGGTCGCAGGGTCTGGCCGGACAGATCGACCGCTCGCGGGCCCGCGAGTGGACCAGCGTCCAACCCGACGACGTGACCGCTCGGACCCTCGCGATCATCGGCTTCGGCGGGATCGGACGACCGACGGCCCGCATCGCCAAGGCGCTCGGGATGCGCGTCATCGCCACGCGGCGCACGCCCGGCCCGGCGCCCGACGTCGACCAGATGTACACCCCTGACCGTCTCCACGACGTGCTCGCCGAGGCCGACTATGTCGCACTTTGCACCCCCCTCACCGACGACACCCGCGACCTCATCGGCCCGGCCGAGTTCGCCGCGATGCGACCGGGCGCCGTGCTGATCAACGTGTCCCGCGGCGAGGTCGTGGACGAGGACGCGCTCGCCGACGCGCTGACCACCGACTCGATCCGCGGCGCGACGATCGATGTCACCCGCACCGAACCACTGCCGGCCGACTCGCCCCTCTGGGCGCTGCCCAACCTGGTGATCACCGCCCATCAATCGGGCGAAGGCCCCCGCAGCAACGAACGCCTCGATGCGCTCTTCCTCGACAACCTCGAGCGCTACGTGAACGGGCTACCCCTCCGGAACGTGGTTGCTCCGGAGGGATAG